A genomic stretch from Lottiidibacillus patelloidae includes:
- the rho gene encoding transcription termination factor Rho: MTLTLSQLEEKTLKELYELARNFKVSYYSKLKKPELIFSILKAQAEQDGFMFMEGVLEVIQSEGFGFLRPINYSPSSEDIYISASQIRRFDLRNGDKVSGKVRPPKENERYYGLLHVTAVNGEDPDTARERVHFPALTPVYPDNRMTLETAPFKLSSRIIDMISPVGFGQRGLIVAPPKAGKTILIKEIANSITENHPDTELIVLLIDERPEEVTDIERSVKGDVVSSTFDEVPENHIKVAELVLERAMRLVEHKKDVVILLDSITRLARAYNLVIPPSGRTLSGGIDPAAFHRPKRFFGAARNIEDGGSLTILATALIDTGSRMDDVIYEEFKGTGNMELHLDRSLAERRIFPAIDIRRSGTRKEELLMPKNQLDSLWAIRKTMNNSPDFIDQFMKRLKTTKTNDEFFQKIEEDKAAGVKRTRA; the protein is encoded by the coding sequence ATGACGTTAACGTTATCACAGTTGGAAGAAAAAACGCTCAAAGAATTGTACGAGCTAGCACGAAATTTCAAAGTTTCTTATTACAGTAAGTTAAAAAAGCCTGAACTTATATTTTCAATTTTAAAGGCACAAGCAGAGCAAGATGGCTTTATGTTTATGGAAGGTGTATTAGAAGTAATCCAATCGGAAGGTTTTGGTTTTTTACGACCAATTAATTATTCTCCTAGTTCCGAAGATATTTATATTTCTGCTTCACAAATTCGACGTTTTGATTTGCGAAATGGGGACAAGGTTTCTGGTAAAGTACGACCTCCGAAAGAAAATGAGCGTTATTACGGATTATTGCATGTAACCGCAGTAAATGGTGAAGATCCTGATACAGCAAGAGAACGAGTTCATTTCCCGGCATTAACACCGGTGTATCCAGATAATAGAATGACTCTTGAAACAGCACCCTTCAAACTTTCCTCACGGATCATTGATATGATTTCTCCGGTAGGTTTTGGACAACGTGGTTTAATCGTAGCACCTCCAAAAGCAGGTAAAACGATTTTAATAAAAGAAATAGCTAATAGTATTACTGAAAATCACCCTGACACAGAGTTAATTGTTCTACTTATTGATGAAAGACCAGAAGAAGTAACGGACATTGAGCGTTCAGTAAAAGGTGATGTTGTAAGCTCAACATTCGATGAAGTTCCAGAAAACCACATCAAGGTTGCTGAGTTAGTGCTAGAAAGAGCGATGCGTCTTGTTGAACATAAAAAAGATGTCGTCATTCTTTTAGATAGTATTACTCGTTTAGCTAGGGCGTATAACTTAGTTATACCACCAAGTGGTCGTACATTATCAGGGGGTATTGACCCTGCAGCATTCCATAGACCGAAACGTTTCTTTGGAGCAGCGCGAAATATTGAAGATGGTGGAAGTTTAACAATATTAGCAACTGCACTAATTGATACTGGTTCACGTATGGATGACGTTATTTATGAAGAATTTAAAGGGACAGGTAACATGGAATTACACCTTGACCGTAGCTTAGCAGAAAGAAGAATCTTCCCTGCGATTGATATCCGTCGTTCTGGAACACGAAAAGAAGAACTATTAATGCCAAAAAATCAACTGGATAGCTTATGGGCAATCCGCAAAACAATGAATAACTCTCCTGACTTTATCGATCAATTTATGAAACGTTTAAAGACAACAAAAACAAATGATGAGTTCTTCCAAAAGATAGAAGAAGATAAAGCTGCAGGTGTGAAACGGACAAGAGCGTAA
- a CDS encoding UDP-N-acetylglucosamine 1-carboxyvinyltransferase has product MEKLMIEGGKVLKGKISVSGAKNSAVALIPAAILAESPVTIEQLPNISDVHTLSELLEEIGGEVTLENTKLTVDPSKMVAMPLPSGKVKKLRASYYLMGAMLGRFKKAVVGMPGGCHLGPRPIDQHIKGFEALGAKVTNEQGAIYLRADELIGARIYLDVVSVGATINIMLAAVRAKGQTIIENAAKEPEIIDVATLLTNMGAKIKGAGTDVIRIEGVDSLHGCRHSIIPDRIEAGTFLIMAAAMGKEVIIENVIPHHIESLIAKLREMGVHIEANEDQVYVAKQDNMKSVDIKTLVYPGFPTDLQQPFTSLLTNATGTSIVTDTIYNARFKHVDELRRMGANIKVEGSAAIIEGKRQLQGARVKASDLRAGAALVVAGLMAEGITEVTGLEHIDRGYENLVSKLKGLGANVWRETMDEQEIEKMQNA; this is encoded by the coding sequence ATGGAAAAATTAATGATTGAAGGCGGCAAAGTACTGAAAGGTAAAATCAGTGTAAGTGGTGCAAAAAATAGTGCTGTCGCACTTATCCCAGCTGCAATCCTTGCTGAATCTCCTGTCACTATTGAACAATTACCGAACATCTCAGATGTACATACATTAAGTGAGTTACTTGAAGAAATTGGTGGAGAAGTAACTTTAGAAAATACAAAATTAACCGTCGATCCTAGTAAGATGGTTGCAATGCCACTACCTAGTGGGAAAGTTAAGAAGTTGCGTGCGTCATACTATTTAATGGGTGCAATGCTTGGTCGATTTAAAAAAGCTGTCGTTGGTATGCCAGGTGGTTGCCATTTAGGTCCAAGACCAATTGACCAACATATAAAAGGATTTGAGGCACTAGGAGCAAAAGTAACGAATGAACAAGGTGCTATTTACTTACGTGCTGATGAACTTATTGGAGCGCGTATTTACTTAGATGTTGTTTCTGTTGGTGCAACTATTAACATTATGCTTGCAGCTGTTAGAGCAAAAGGGCAAACAATTATTGAAAATGCCGCAAAAGAACCAGAAATCATTGATGTAGCTACGTTACTAACAAACATGGGTGCGAAAATTAAAGGTGCAGGAACAGATGTTATCCGAATTGAGGGAGTAGATTCCTTACATGGATGCCGTCACTCAATAATCCCTGACCGCATTGAAGCAGGAACTTTTTTAATTATGGCTGCAGCTATGGGGAAAGAGGTAATTATTGAAAATGTAATCCCACATCATATTGAATCACTCATTGCAAAACTTCGTGAAATGGGTGTTCATATAGAAGCGAATGAAGACCAAGTATACGTGGCAAAACAAGATAACATGAAGTCAGTTGATATTAAGACTCTAGTTTACCCAGGTTTCCCGACGGACTTACAACAACCATTTACTTCACTTTTAACAAATGCCACAGGAACGAGTATAGTTACTGACACAATTTATAATGCCCGTTTTAAACATGTTGATGAATTACGTCGCATGGGTGCAAATATTAAAGTAGAGGGTAGTGCAGCAATAATTGAAGGGAAACGTCAACTGCAAGGAGCAAGAGTGAAAGCAAGTGATCTTCGTGCTGGTGCTGCTTTAGTTGTTGCTGGTTTAATGGCAGAAGGAATAACGGAAGTAACCGGTTTAGAACACATTGATCGCGGTTACGAAAATCTTGTTAGTAAATTAAAAGGTCTAGGTGCCAATGTTTGGCGCGAAACAATGGATGAACAAGAAATAGAAAAAATGCAAAACGCTTAA
- the fsa gene encoding fructose-6-phosphate aldolase, which produces MRFFIDTANIEEIREANDLGILDGVTTNPSLVVKEGVKFEDRIKEITEIVSGSVSAEVIGLTYDEMVKEGLELAKIAPNVTVKLPMTTEGLKAAKTFSEKGIKTNVTLIFSANQALLAARAGATYVSPFLGRLDDIGQDGLQLVEEIAEIFAIHNIETQIIAASIRHPQHVTQAALRGAHIATIPFNVIQQLTKHPLTDAGIEKFLADWNKSK; this is translated from the coding sequence ATGAGATTTTTTATTGATACAGCAAATATTGAAGAAATCCGTGAAGCTAACGATTTAGGAATATTAGATGGTGTCACAACGAATCCTTCTCTTGTCGTAAAAGAGGGAGTAAAGTTTGAAGACCGTATAAAAGAAATTACAGAAATAGTTTCTGGATCAGTAAGTGCTGAAGTAATCGGCTTAACATATGATGAAATGGTCAAAGAAGGCTTAGAACTTGCAAAAATAGCGCCGAATGTAACGGTTAAATTACCGATGACAACCGAAGGGCTAAAAGCAGCGAAAACTTTCTCTGAAAAAGGAATTAAAACGAACGTTACGCTAATTTTCTCCGCGAATCAAGCTCTACTAGCCGCAAGAGCTGGAGCAACTTATGTATCTCCATTTTTAGGACGCCTTGATGATATTGGTCAAGATGGGCTTCAACTTGTTGAAGAGATTGCTGAAATCTTTGCTATTCACAATATTGAAACTCAAATTATTGCAGCGTCTATTCGTCATCCTCAACATGTAACACAAGCTGCCTTACGTGGTGCACATATTGCTACAATTCCATTCAACGTAATTCAACAATTAACAAAACACCCTTTAACTGATGCTGGAATTGAAAAGTTTCTAGCTGACTGGAACAAGAGTAAATAA
- a CDS encoding class II fructose-bisphosphate aldolase translates to MPLVSMKEMLIKANEGSYAVGQFNVNNLEYAQAILQAAQEENSPVILGVSEGAARYIGGFKTVVLMIEGLMHDYNITVPVAIHLDHGSSYQKCAEAIHAGFTSVMIDGSHHPLEENIALTKKVVELAHFHGVSVEAELGRIGGQEDDLIVDDAEAAYAIPAECDQLVRETGVDCFAPALGSVHGPYKGEPNLGFDRMKEVMELTKVPLVLHGGTGIPTKDIQKAISLGTAKINVNTENQIASAKKIREVLADNPEMYDPRKFLGPARETIKQTVSGKMREFGSSNQA, encoded by the coding sequence ATGCCTTTAGTATCAATGAAAGAAATGCTTATTAAAGCTAATGAAGGGTCTTATGCAGTAGGACAATTCAATGTTAATAATTTAGAGTACGCACAAGCGATTTTACAAGCGGCTCAAGAAGAGAACTCACCTGTAATTTTAGGAGTTTCTGAAGGGGCAGCACGATACATCGGTGGATTTAAAACAGTTGTATTAATGATTGAAGGTTTAATGCACGATTACAACATTACTGTACCTGTAGCTATTCACCTTGATCACGGCTCAAGCTATCAAAAATGTGCAGAAGCAATTCATGCAGGTTTCACTTCTGTAATGATTGATGGTTCACATCATCCGCTTGAAGAGAACATTGCATTAACGAAAAAAGTTGTTGAACTTGCACACTTCCACGGCGTTTCTGTTGAAGCAGAACTTGGTCGTATCGGTGGTCAAGAAGATGATTTAATTGTTGATGATGCGGAAGCGGCATATGCTATTCCAGCTGAATGTGACCAATTAGTACGTGAAACAGGCGTTGACTGCTTTGCACCAGCATTAGGTTCTGTACATGGTCCATACAAAGGTGAACCTAACCTAGGATTTGACCGCATGAAAGAAGTTATGGAATTAACGAAAGTTCCATTAGTACTTCATGGTGGTACAGGAATCCCGACAAAGGATATTCAAAAAGCTATCTCTTTAGGAACTGCAAAAATTAATGTAAATACTGAAAACCAAATTGCATCAGCGAAAAAAATTCGTGAAGTATTAGCTGACAATCCTGAAATGTATGATCCTCGTAAGTTTTTAGGACCTGCACGTGAAACAATTAAACAAACAGTTAGCGGAAAAATGCGTGAATTTGGTTCTTCAAACCAAGCATAA
- a CDS encoding thymidine kinase, whose protein sequence is MHIMKHNGWVEVICGGMFSGKSEELIRRIRRATYGKLTVQMFKPAVDNRYSEVAVVSHNGTSVMATAVSKAHDILEHVDENADVIGIDEVQFFDDEIVAVIEHLADNGKRVIAAGLDLDFRAEPFGIMPQLMALAETVTKLQAICLSCGSPSNRTQRLINGKPASYDDPIILVGASESYEPRCRHCHTVPNKVTLKKENQMQK, encoded by the coding sequence ATGCATATCATGAAACATAACGGATGGGTCGAAGTAATTTGTGGTGGAATGTTTTCTGGGAAATCAGAAGAATTAATTCGCAGAATTAGAAGAGCGACATACGGGAAATTAACTGTACAAATGTTTAAACCTGCAGTCGATAATCGATATAGTGAGGTGGCGGTTGTCTCCCATAATGGAACTTCAGTCATGGCAACAGCAGTTAGTAAAGCGCACGATATTTTAGAGCATGTCGATGAAAATGCTGATGTTATTGGAATAGATGAAGTGCAATTCTTTGACGATGAGATTGTCGCAGTCATTGAACATCTAGCGGATAATGGCAAACGAGTGATTGCAGCTGGGTTAGATTTAGATTTTCGCGCGGAACCATTTGGTATAATGCCGCAGTTGATGGCGCTTGCAGAAACGGTGACAAAGTTACAAGCAATCTGCCTTTCATGCGGATCTCCATCAAATAGAACGCAGCGTTTAATAAATGGTAAACCAGCTTCTTATGATGATCCAATTATTTTAGTTGGTGCATCAGAAAGCTATGAGCCACGTTGCCGTCATTGTCATACAGTACCGAATAAAGTAACGTTAAAAAAAGAAAATCAGATGCAAAAATAA
- a CDS encoding HEAT repeat domain-containing protein → MPFLFSLIFIYLFLLSTLLLITIVWLVLKRLKTNYERKNWKLRRRRFKREVEKYLTSPTAITPRMKSSLKGNFRQWALNQLIKYETKLTDEGVKRLSKLMDEWGITKDIEKGMSSKHWWKRYEALYLSAAFQVKKERPNVLKMCMDENPLIRMAAITTLSSIGEEDDIFEIFNVLEEYNTEYYQLDWVLHNLANIKSTNDNAFYERVKLRYPNYKKAFTRRCILEWMGQKNRVDCIPFILNVMKSESGEVKVGAVKALISLEAKIALPHFEQNINDDYELPGIKILSMKGIALFGDEQFAKCMENNLGHQLWWVRYYSAFGLVKLGHGGEQELVRLEKEHPDKYARDMSRYYLDMLKLKGFDNYVHS, encoded by the coding sequence ATGCCGTTTCTCTTTTCATTAATCTTTATCTATTTATTTCTATTAAGTACATTGTTATTAATTACAATAGTATGGCTTGTATTAAAAAGACTAAAAACGAATTATGAACGAAAAAATTGGAAACTCCGTAGAAGACGTTTTAAAAGAGAAGTAGAGAAGTACTTAACATCCCCCACCGCAATCACTCCAAGAATGAAATCATCTTTAAAAGGCAACTTTAGACAATGGGCACTTAACCAATTAATAAAATATGAAACGAAACTAACAGATGAAGGTGTTAAGAGACTCTCAAAATTAATGGATGAGTGGGGAATAACAAAAGACATTGAAAAAGGTATGAGTTCAAAGCATTGGTGGAAGAGGTATGAAGCATTATATTTATCTGCCGCATTCCAAGTGAAAAAAGAGCGACCAAATGTTCTAAAGATGTGTATGGATGAAAACCCACTTATTAGAATGGCAGCAATTACTACCTTAAGCTCAATCGGTGAGGAAGACGATATTTTTGAGATCTTCAATGTTTTAGAAGAATACAACACAGAATATTATCAGCTTGACTGGGTTTTACACAATTTAGCAAATATAAAAAGTACGAATGATAATGCTTTCTACGAACGTGTAAAACTTAGATATCCCAACTATAAAAAGGCATTTACGAGAAGATGTATTTTAGAATGGATGGGACAAAAAAATCGAGTAGATTGTATCCCATTTATTTTAAACGTGATGAAGAGTGAAAGTGGAGAAGTCAAAGTTGGGGCGGTAAAAGCGTTAATTTCCTTAGAAGCTAAAATTGCATTACCACACTTTGAACAAAACATTAACGATGATTATGAATTACCAGGTATTAAAATCCTTTCAATGAAAGGGATTGCCCTTTTTGGTGACGAACAGTTTGCTAAATGTATGGAAAATAATCTAGGGCACCAACTGTGGTGGGTAAGATATTATAGCGCATTTGGACTTGTAAAACTTGGACATGGTGGCGAACAAGAATTAGTGCGCCTTGAAAAAGAACATCCCGATAAATATGCTCGCGATATGTCCCGCTATTACTTAGATATGCTAAAACTAAAAGGATTTGATAATTATGTCCATTCATGA
- the rpmE gene encoding 50S ribosomal protein L31 — protein sequence MKAGIHPNYKKSMVKCACGNEFESGSTLEEIKVEVCSECHPFYTGRQKFADAGGRVDRFNKKYKRK from the coding sequence ATGAAAGCAGGAATTCACCCTAACTATAAGAAATCAATGGTTAAATGTGCTTGTGGTAACGAATTCGAAAGCGGATCAACTTTAGAAGAAATTAAAGTTGAGGTTTGCTCAGAATGTCACCCATTCTACACAGGACGTCAGAAGTTTGCTGACGCTGGTGGACGCGTAGACCGCTTTAACAAGAAATATAAACGTAAGTAA
- the glpX gene encoding class II fructose-bisphosphatase — protein MERSLSMELVRVTEAAALASAKWMGRGKKDEADDAATTAMRNVFDTIPMKGTVVIGEGEMDEAPMLYIGETLGNGFGPRVDVAVDPLEGTNIVAAGTWNALAVIAIADHGCLLHAPDMYMDKIAVGPEAVGKIDINASVTENLHAVAKAKNKDIEEVVATILNRDRHSAIIEEIRETGARIKLISDGDVAGAINTAFDHTGVDILFGSGGAPEGVLAAVALKCLGGELQGKLLPQTEEELARCEKMGLDVTKVLKMDDLVKGDDAIFAATGVTDGELLKGVQFKAHTGTTQSLVMRAKSGTVRFIDGRHSLSKKPNLVIKP, from the coding sequence ATGGAAAGAAGTTTATCAATGGAACTTGTCCGTGTGACAGAGGCTGCAGCTTTAGCATCAGCGAAATGGATGGGACGAGGGAAAAAAGATGAAGCAGATGATGCTGCTACAACTGCAATGCGTAATGTATTTGATACAATTCCGATGAAAGGTACAGTTGTTATCGGTGAAGGTGAAATGGACGAAGCACCAATGCTATACATCGGGGAAACACTTGGGAATGGGTTTGGCCCACGAGTTGATGTAGCCGTTGACCCTTTAGAAGGAACAAATATCGTTGCTGCAGGAACTTGGAATGCACTAGCAGTAATCGCTATCGCTGACCATGGTTGTTTACTTCATGCCCCAGATATGTATATGGACAAGATTGCAGTAGGTCCTGAAGCGGTTGGTAAAATTGATATTAATGCCTCTGTTACGGAGAATTTACATGCCGTAGCAAAAGCAAAAAATAAAGATATTGAGGAAGTTGTCGCAACTATCTTAAATCGTGACCGCCACAGTGCAATCATTGAAGAGATAAGAGAAACTGGTGCGAGAATTAAATTAATTTCAGATGGTGATGTTGCAGGAGCAATAAATACTGCATTTGATCACACTGGCGTAGATATTTTATTTGGTAGTGGTGGAGCGCCAGAAGGTGTTTTAGCTGCTGTTGCTTTAAAATGTCTTGGTGGTGAACTACAAGGAAAGCTTTTACCGCAAACAGAAGAAGAGTTAGCTCGTTGTGAGAAAATGGGCTTAGATGTAACGAAAGTATTAAAGATGGATGATTTAGTAAAAGGCGATGATGCAATTTTTGCTGCAACTGGTGTTACAGATGGAGAATTGTTAAAAGGTGTTCAATTTAAGGCTCATACTGGCACTACTCAATCTTTAGTAATGCGTGCAAAATCTGGAACAGTTCGCTTTATTGATGGTCGTCACAGTCTATCGAAAAAACCTAATTTAGTTATTAAACCTTAA
- a CDS encoding CTP synthase: MTKYIFVTGGVVSSLGKGITAASLGRLLKNRGLNVTIQKFDPYINVDPGTMSPYQHGEVFVTDDGAETDLDLGHYERFIDINLNQNSNVTTGKIYSTVLRKERRGDYLGGTVQVIPHITNEIKERIFRAGRETNADVVITEVGGTVGDIESLPMLEAIRQMKSDIGRDNVMYIHCTLVPYIKAAGEMKTKPTQHSVKELRSLGIQPNVIVVRTEQPISQDMKDKIALFCDIEEHAVIEARDAETLYEVPLALQAQGLDQITCDHLKLSCNEAEMTEWKALVNKVTNLKEKTKIALVGKYVSLQDAYISVVEALKHAGYAHDSDVEIKWVNSEEVNDGNVKELLSDCDGILVPGGFGDRGVEGKIAATKFARENNIPFLGICLGMQLASVEFARHVLNFKDAHSAELNPETNYPIIDLLPEQKDIEDLGGTLRLGLYACKLNKDTKAYEAYNDEVVYERHRHRYEFNNEYRKVMEEAGFIFSGTSPDGRLVEIIELKDHPWFVACQFHPEFKSRPTRPQPLFREFVGATIKEKATISN, from the coding sequence ATGACGAAATATATTTTTGTAACGGGTGGGGTTGTCTCATCTTTAGGAAAAGGAATTACAGCTGCCTCTCTTGGTAGATTATTAAAAAATCGTGGCTTAAATGTAACGATACAAAAATTTGATCCATACATAAATGTTGATCCAGGTACAATGAGTCCATATCAACACGGTGAGGTTTTTGTAACGGATGATGGAGCAGAAACAGATTTAGATTTAGGACATTATGAGCGTTTTATAGATATTAATTTAAACCAAAATAGTAATGTAACGACAGGTAAAATTTACTCTACAGTTTTACGAAAAGAACGTAGAGGTGATTATTTAGGTGGTACGGTCCAAGTAATCCCTCACATTACAAACGAGATAAAAGAACGTATTTTCCGTGCAGGTAGAGAAACGAATGCTGACGTTGTAATTACTGAAGTTGGTGGTACGGTAGGTGACATTGAATCATTACCGATGCTTGAAGCAATTCGCCAAATGAAAAGTGATATCGGCCGAGATAATGTCATGTACATTCACTGTACGTTAGTCCCTTATATTAAAGCAGCAGGTGAAATGAAAACGAAGCCAACGCAACATAGCGTAAAAGAATTACGTTCATTAGGAATTCAACCTAATGTCATTGTTGTGCGAACAGAACAGCCAATTTCTCAAGACATGAAAGATAAAATAGCATTGTTCTGTGATATTGAAGAACATGCAGTTATTGAAGCTCGCGATGCGGAAACTTTATACGAAGTTCCTCTGGCACTTCAAGCACAAGGACTAGATCAAATTACGTGTGATCATTTGAAACTTTCTTGTAACGAAGCAGAAATGACCGAGTGGAAAGCACTAGTAAACAAAGTAACAAATTTAAAAGAAAAAACGAAAATTGCCCTTGTTGGTAAATATGTTTCCTTACAGGACGCTTATATTTCTGTAGTAGAAGCATTAAAACACGCTGGGTATGCACATGACTCAGACGTTGAAATAAAATGGGTCAATTCGGAAGAAGTAAATGATGGTAATGTAAAAGAATTACTTTCTGATTGTGATGGAATTCTGGTTCCTGGAGGTTTTGGTGACCGTGGAGTTGAAGGGAAAATAGCTGCCACAAAATTTGCTCGTGAAAACAACATTCCGTTTTTAGGTATTTGTTTAGGAATGCAACTCGCTTCTGTGGAGTTTGCACGTCACGTTCTAAATTTTAAAGATGCACATTCAGCTGAGCTAAATCCAGAAACAAACTATCCTATTATAGACTTGCTACCAGAACAAAAAGATATTGAGGATTTAGGTGGAACACTTCGCTTAGGATTGTATGCTTGTAAATTAAATAAAGATACAAAAGCTTATGAAGCGTATAATGATGAAGTTGTCTATGAGCGTCATCGCCACCGCTACGAGTTTAATAATGAATACCGTAAAGTAATGGAAGAGGCAGGATTTATTTTCTCAGGTACTAGTCCAGACGGTCGCTTAGTAGAAATTATTGAGCTAAAAGATCACCCTTGGTTTGTAGCTTGTCAATTCCATCCTGAATTCAAATCACGTCCAACAAGACCACAACCGTTATTCCGTGAATTTGTTGGTGCGACAATTAAAGAGAAAGCAACGATTTCAAACTAG
- a CDS encoding DUF2529 family protein — protein sequence MLKIFTTQLVGYFNSIQEKEEIHIEDSSRAIAQAIVGDGHVYFHGFHEMMAVCYEAVLGQETLPKAKFLFEGGKKANLTSIDRLVIAASPNDHTDAISLAKEAKEQGVTVIGLSVEKDHGGNDSFISECDFHINIHLNSPLVPTDSGERICTPTVMAALYGYYALFLTTKEILDDYL from the coding sequence GTGCTTAAAATTTTCACAACCCAATTAGTTGGTTATTTTAATTCCATTCAAGAGAAAGAAGAAATTCATATTGAAGATAGTTCAAGAGCAATTGCCCAAGCAATTGTTGGAGACGGCCATGTTTACTTTCATGGGTTCCATGAAATGATGGCAGTTTGTTATGAAGCTGTCTTAGGTCAAGAAACATTACCGAAGGCAAAGTTCCTATTTGAAGGAGGAAAAAAAGCTAACTTAACTTCGATCGACCGGTTAGTTATTGCTGCCTCACCAAATGACCATACAGATGCAATATCTTTAGCAAAAGAAGCAAAAGAGCAAGGTGTTACCGTTATTGGGCTATCCGTTGAGAAAGATCATGGTGGTAATGACTCATTTATTTCGGAATGTGATTTCCATATTAATATCCACTTAAATAGTCCGTTAGTTCCGACCGATAGTGGGGAAAGAATCTGCACACCTACTGTCATGGCAGCACTATATGGCTATTATGCTCTATTTTTAACTACGAAAGAGATATTAGATGACTATTTGTAA
- the rpoE gene encoding DNA-directed RNA polymerase subunit delta encodes MTLISKYSKEEIEEMSMIEVAFLILTENKEAISFDDLVTKIADAKGMSEQEIENRISQFYTDLNIEGRYMNIGDNMWGLKEWYPVDQQQDEELTLSVENTPRKRRKKKKKKVEDLLLGDDDEDLDEDDDDLLLDDEDLDDEDDDDFDDDDDLDTDDADLDDDFTDEIDEIADDDDLDEDEEEDL; translated from the coding sequence ATGACTTTAATTTCAAAGTATTCAAAAGAAGAAATAGAAGAAATGTCGATGATTGAAGTTGCCTTCTTAATTTTAACTGAAAATAAAGAAGCAATCTCATTTGATGACTTAGTTACAAAAATTGCTGATGCTAAAGGTATGAGTGAACAGGAAATCGAAAATCGCATTTCACAATTTTACACGGACTTAAACATTGAAGGTCGATACATGAACATCGGTGATAACATGTGGGGTCTAAAAGAATGGTACCCAGTTGACCAACAGCAAGATGAAGAGTTAACACTTTCTGTCGAAAACACACCACGTAAGCGTCGTAAAAAGAAAAAGAAAAAAGTTGAAGATCTACTTCTTGGTGATGATGATGAAGATCTAGATGAAGACGATGACGATCTACTTCTTGATGATGAAGATTTAGATGATGAAGACGATGATGATTTTGATGACGATGATGATTTAGACACAGATGATGCAGACCTTGATGACGATTTCACTGATGAAATTGACGAGATTGCCGATGATGACGATCTTGATGAAGACGAAGAAGAAGACCTATAG
- a CDS encoding response regulator: MSSNLLIVDDQYGIRVLLTEIFKKEGYNTYQAANGTQALSIAEKNRPGLVLLDMKIPGMDGIEILKRLKAMDSSIQVIMMTAYGELDMIKEAKNLGAISHFSKFFDIDEIREAVRDVLPVVMSK; the protein is encoded by the coding sequence TTGTCTAGTAACTTATTAATTGTCGATGACCAGTATGGAATACGTGTTTTATTAACAGAAATTTTTAAAAAAGAAGGTTATAATACGTATCAAGCTGCTAACGGTACCCAAGCATTAAGTATTGCTGAAAAAAATCGACCTGGCCTCGTTTTATTAGATATGAAAATTCCGGGAATGGATGGAATAGAAATACTTAAACGGTTAAAAGCTATGGATAGTTCCATTCAAGTTATAATGATGACAGCATATGGTGAACTAGATATGATTAAAGAAGCAAAGAATTTAGGCGCAATTTCGCATTTCTCTAAGTTTTTCGATATTGATGAAATTCGCGAAGCCGTAAGAGACGTTTTACCTGTTGTAATGTCTAAATAA